GATACCCAACAATCGCTTCCAACACCTACTACGTACACGTGACCTGCTCTAATACCAATCTTcagatcaagcgcttaccactataCCAGGAGCTATAGATGCTAGTAGCAAATgtgcaactttaatttattttcgtATACTTGCATAGAAAGCAACACCACATTTCTATGGCAGAATGCTAGGCTCTGCCAATGCCCAACAGTTCCCCCTTCCAACACCTACTACCCATGGTCTGGTACATATCGTCATATCAAGCGTTTACggcaaaagttataactagtagtgAATGcactactttaatttattttcttatatttgcgTAATAGTTAGTGCCAAATTTTAATGGTATGATGCTACACTCGGCACACCAAACCGATGGCCAACctaataagtataaaaataacaCAATTTTATCACTGGTACACCTAGTACAATACTAATAACTTTTTATACAAGTGTTTAATATAACAGTATAAGACTCTGATGTGTTTTCGTCTAAAAATcgtatagtatagaagtatcaATATACGATGAATTATAATTACTTACAACCTAGCTTATAATTTAATGGTTTAGTCTCAAACTTTATATACGAAGTCATCACAGATTAATCCTCATATTCACTATATATAAACAGAAAAAGTGCTATGTTAATCCATATGGtccatacaaaataaaaattcttataattaatttttatcaacCAGAGCAAAGATACAACATAAAAGAAAACTCAAGTCTAAAGAACGCTTGAGAGATCGGATAAAATACTATGTAACTCCATAAGATCGAGGATAATCAAATGCATGCCTTGTATCTCGAACCTACTGAAGTGACATGCTAGCAAGGCAtgtcttatttttgttttacttttattgtTACATTAGGAGAATTTTTATAGTACTTTTAAAGACACCTACATGTAACGTGTCTTTTTGTGACGAGGAAAGTCCATCAGTCACGACTTGAGAGTGTGCAGTTCAGTGAAATAATCGCGGAACAGCTGAGCAATCCACGTCACGGCTGATGGTGAACGGAATGTTGGCGCCACACTGGTCGGGAATGCTAGCGGCGCGTGCGAGTTGCTCGTCGCTGATGAAGGTGGCAAGGGACTTCAAACAGGAGCAGGCGGTCTGGCGATCTGGCTGGGTCGCGGCGGCGCTGAGCAGAGAATTCAGGCCGTTGCAGCAGTCGGACGACGGCCCATTGCCGATGCCGGCGATCACGTAGGGGACGCATGGGCCCAGGTCGGAGTTCACAGTGTCGCACGTGACCTGCGCCTCCACAGTTGCTCCGGCGACGAAGAGGAGGACCAACACGGTTAGGTACAGTTTTGCAGATACAGCCATGGCGGTGGATTGGGAATTTGGGAGAATTATTGGGTTGTGTGTGTAGGTATTCTATCTTCAGTGAAGATACCAATTTATAATACTTCACCATTCTGTCCGTATGTACACTTATTCATGCTTGTATTGTTTTTTCCATCagtttcacacacacacacacaacccaATATATGTCATTGATTCGAAATTTAACATCAAATTGTACACTTCTACGCTGCATAAAGAGTCTAATCACTCAAATTCAGATCCAAACTCAAACCTTATAATGTTTGTGGTAGGAATAGGGAGTGGAACTTCGCATCCACTAAATCAATACACTGATGCCAAATATACTTTTTCACTATACTATAGGGATGGACAAAATATTATAGGCATAGAATCCATCTTACAATATGGATTCTGTAGTGGTAACCTCAGTCAAGATGTTTAACGATATAGAAAGTGTAATCataaggtcacgagtttgaatctaaggcttcttggtttgagtcaatcagctatgggcaacctagatTGATTTACCTCTTTATGGTCCTTTGCCGACTAAGATCACAATACAGAATTTACCCAGTATACACCCTGAACAATTTAtgttagtttatttttttgtggtcctttgctaaCTAAAATCACAAGACAGAgtttgtctaatatatatacactcttGAGTAGTGACTAATGACTACAGGCTTCATGGTTTTACAATTGGTACGTAGGGGGTTCTATGCAGGCTTTCTCCATTATTACGGAATCTAATACGTAAAATATATGTCTCAAACCTACAATTAGAATCATGCAGCTATATCTTATCAAATATAAGAAATCTTTGCCAATAATTAACTTTTACTATAAAACtgatagtatttttaatattttaaaaatgtaacttatattcatgattcacacaataatttgtcaactTCCCTGTCACTGGCCATCTATACAAGTTtatctataaatctataatcatGTTTTAGACCATATCCTAATCTTTGCCGTACGGagaatcatcatcttctcccTCGGCCCCTTCACTTCCAGCAAGAGAACCTTATTATTGTTTGTTCACTGCATGTCCCACGGCAAAACCAATACACCCCTTTTAATCGTTTTGGCTAAACCTACGACAGTAAACGACACACTAGCACCTAATatctatataattataattataaattataataatatactaagGCAAATTAAAGTGTACTCTGTATGTAATTAAAGTCCTTATCAAGATAGGGATTGCAaggttattttatatatatatttgtatgtagGGAATCTAATTAATGTGTCCATTAGATAGCTATCTACTATGACATATGAGCACCTATAGTTTGGTTTGCATGCATGTTTTTAGCAAACACGGCTGGAAATCATCATTTTTTAGACCATAAAAAAGTGGTTAGAAATCGTCAAAATTTGGTTGAAAACTTTTGTTCCTACCACTTTGGGGATTTATAAAACCCTTCATTGACTTTTCCGACCACCACATAAAGTGATCAGAAATAGCGTCCACTTTACTAAAATGGTCAAAAAAGTTCTTCATAGGTGAAAAAGTTGTTGTGCGTAGTTTTCTAATAACCACCTATGATCGAAAAATTGGAGGCATAAAAGTTACTATGTGTGTTTTTTCTGACCATCGGTGGTCAGAAAAACggcacacaaataatatactatggtaaacaataattaaattaattttttaataagttgtTCCCGACCACCGGTggtcaaaaaataattaagtaaatttttttttactgcttcgtaaatttaatacaaattatCCATGTGCAAAGCAATTGAACACAAAATACTAATTTCATAACAATACAACATCACTGAAAGGATTATACATTGCAATAACAAGTTTAACTACATATAATGGTTCAGTTCTAATATCCAccttcaaaaaattaatttccaatTCAAAATactttttacatttaaattcACTAGTagtatcaccaaaaaaaaaaaaaaaagttggaaactTTAATTTCTATTAACATACCTAGTCGATCATGTTTGATCTATTAGGATTGCGATGGAGGTTGTGTATCATCATTCAAACCGATGTTACCTAGCCCAACACAACTGCTCTCATGGCTACCGGCTCTATGCAAATTAGAATCAACTAATTGGAACCACTTCGGATTCAcactaaacacatcaaaatttggtgcaataaattatcaaaatgacaCCGTATTTTTCCCCATGAGTGCACCACAGACTAGCACTTTGTGGTACACCACAGAGTACTCATAAGTGCACCACAGGGTACTCATAAGTGCACCACACACCAACACTTAATGCACCACTGAAATATACATAGtgtaaaaattatcaaaataccactgcatttttctcatctttattGATTTCCAAATGTGTATGCACAATCGCATGGGAGCAACCAGCCTCATCTGAACCAAATTCTCTcgatttcatatatatatatatatatatatatatatatatatatattgtttttaaaattttaggggCTATGCAGTCGACCTGCCTTAGTGCAAATAGTAGTTGTCATAAGTTAGAAGATGTTATCTACCGGCGGAGTTAGAAGAACAGTAGGGGCGTTAAATTAGGATAAAGGATAAGAAGACAGAGGTTATACTTATTAGAAGAGACAAATGAGTGCCGATTATCTTCTGCATACGTGGAGCAATATAGAATGTCTtctaaaaaaactaataaaatatatatcttgtatTATCTTGTATCTTCCAAAATGAGCTATTAGATagctaaaaaaaatttttttttttttttttttttggaaaatgatatctAAAAAGTTGGTAGCTAGAAAATCAATCACTTTTAATTATAGACGTTATACTTTTCATAAAAGTGTCATCTCATGTTATAAATGTTGGTAACTAGAAAATTGACCACTTTTATAGGTAAAGCAACATGAATATGAGATCAGCTCTAGGCCAGGATAAAACTATTACCCTATGAATCTTCATGAATTAAGTAGATACACTCAATCAAGTATAGATCGATAAAGACGTACTCTTTTAAATTTAGAAAAGTTAAAAAACTAATTGCAAATTAAACCGAGCTACCTACAAGTGCCCTTATTCACTTTGTCTTTAGATTTACCAGAACGTGAGCCAGATGATTTTGATGTTGATTCTCCAGATTTTGACACACCTTTTGAGCTATTCAAGTTGATTCCTTTCTGATTTTGCACCCTATTATTTTGCGTGTAATTCTTTTGCTTGacctgtttcaaaattttagaaaaatgtttagATAATAAACCAACAGGATCATCAGAAAGCTCATCTGTATCAGGCAAGTCGAAGTCTTGTCCTTCAGCGCTGAAAGCAACGGATTTCTCCTTCTTTGTATGATCGGTCAGAATCTCCATTTCGTAGGTCCCAGCTAATACAAGTGTCCCAGCTTTTCTAAATGGCTATCTGAATGAAGACATATACGTTGCTCAACCAAAGGGATTTGTAGATCCTCATCATCCGGATTATGTCTACAAGCTACAAAGGGCGTTGTACGGACTCAAACAGGCCCCGAGAGCCTGGTATGAGAGGCTGACGCAGTACCTAATTCAGCACGGCTTCAACCGAGGGGGAGTAGACAAAACCCTCTTTATCCAAAAGTCAGGTAAACATCTCACTATTGCACAAGTATATGTTGACGATATTGTCTTTGGATCTATTGAAGCAGGTGCAACTGATGAGCTCGTGAAAGTCATGCAACATGAGTTTGAAATGAGTATGATTGGGGAGCTGACCTACTTTTTAGGACTTCAGATAAAGCAAACTGATGAAGGCATATTTATTTCTCAAGAGAAATATGCCAAGAACATTCTGACAAAGTTTGGACTTGAATCTGCAAAAGACGCTAGAACCCCAATATCTACATCAACTAAACTTTTCAAAGATGAAAATGGTGTTTCAGTTGACTCTACTCTCTATCGGAGTATGATAGGAAGTCTGCTATATCTGACAGCCAGCAGGCCAGATATTATGTTCAGTGTAGGAGCATGTGCGCGATATCAAGCTGATCCGAAAGAATCTCATGTTAAAGCAGTGAAACGTATTTTAAAATACGTGAAAGGTACGCTAAACTACGGTATATGGTTTTCAAATGACACTAATCTGAGTTTGGTAGGTTTTAGCGATGCCGACTGGGCTGGAAATGCGGACGATAGAAAAAGCACATTAGGTGGCTGTTTCTTTATCGGCAAAAACTTGGTCTCCTGGCTAAGTAAAAAGCAAAATTCGATCTCTCTTAGTACCGCTGAAGCAGAGTATATAGCTGCAGGGGGTGCTTGTACACAGTTACTTTGGATGCGACAAATGTTATCTGACTACGGGCTAAATCAGAATCTATGATCTTGTACTGTGACAACACCAGCGCTATCAACATATCAAAAAACCCGGTGCAGCACTCAAGAACGAAACACATCGATATAAGGCATCACTTCATTCATGAACTGGTGGAAGACAAGGAAATTGAATTGGATTATGTTACAACGGAGAAAAATTTGGCGGATCTTTTCACTAAACCTTTGGACAAATCTCGTTTTGAAATGTTACGATCAGCCCTGGGAATCTGCAATTTTTCGAATTAAAGTTTGGGTGATCGATATATAAcaggtattttttttaaaataaattattttatcactaatattttttttagtgttttatttttcagGGATAAATAATGgttgatacatttttttttcccttggcCGAAAAATATCCAAGAATCCTAAACCTTATAATATTCCTTTTTATCCTAAATCTTCTACCTACTTATCCTAAAAGATCTCAAAATCTTGTTGGATTTAATCTCATCTACCCTCATGCATCCCAATGCTTTAAAAGTCTATCATTTACACAAAACATCACTTTTCCCCTTTCTTCTTCGTGACCTACCCGATCGGCTTCCTCAAAGCTCCACACTTCTTCGTGACCTACCCGATCGGCTTCCTCAAAGCTCCACACCGAAAAATCAAGCTCTTCTCCCATGGCTTCAAGCTCCCACACCGAAAAATCAAGCTCTTCTCCCATGGCTTCAAGCTCCAATACCGAAAAATCAAGCTCTTCTCCCATGGCTTCAAGCTCCAATCCACAAATTGACACTAACCCGTTCCTAATCTTCATAACTACGGATGAAAGGAACGCTCTTTTTCGATCTATCCTCACAAATTCCTCAAATCTCTCACCCTCTTGCAAAGAACGGGTCTTGGCAACTCTTCTACAAAATCAAGAGCTTTTGGATGAGCTATCTACGAAGGAGTCCCGGAATCTCCTCACATTGGCTCAGGGAATCGGTGCTACGCCATGGCCGCTTGAAGAAAGTGATGACGATGTTGATGAGGCAGAGCTTCAGGCAGCGTTGGAGGCTTCGAAAAAGATGGATAATGTGGTATCTTTCTCTGTTTCCTCTAGTTCTGGCACTGTCTCGTTGCCTGTTTCAGTTTCGCCctctttagtttcttcattACCTTGTGCTGTAGTTAGTTCTGTTATGCCTAGCTCTTCGTGTGTTACATCTGTGGCTGCTTCTATATGCCCTTTAAATGTGCCTTCTGCTGTTAACTCTGATATAGTGCATATACCTGCTGCTTTACCATCTGTTTTACATGAATCTGTGTTATCTGCTGATTCGGTAGCGGCTACTGGCTCTGTTTCTGTCTCTGTTCCAGCATGCTCTGTTTCTGTCTCTGTTCCAGCATGCTCTATTTCTGGCTCTGCTTCTGACTCTGTTTTAGGAAGGTCTAGGCCCGAGCAAGTCACAATTCCTGATGCTTCTACGTTTAATATACGTGATATTGCATTATATGTTGACTTGCCTGCTGCATTTCCTGTTTCAAAATCTGATGATGTTTCGGTCACTGTTGCTACATGTCCCTTGCCCGTGTCTGAGTCTGTCACTGTTCCAGCTTCATCTGGTTCAGTTCCTTTGTCCGCCAGCACTACCGAATTATTATCTgatttaatatcaaaattgcCTATACCTTGCTCTGCTTTGCCTGTGTCTATGCCTCTTATACAGGTTCCTATTGAAAAATCCACTCAAAAAGCCAAAAAGAAAGTTTCTGGGAAAAAGGAAACTAGATGATACAAGTGATGTGATCATTGTTGGAGAAAAGCGCAAAGGAAAAAAGCCTATGACCACTCCTACTTCAAGAATGACTCGGTCTAAATCTGCCTTTGGATCTGCTGATGCTGCTGCCTCTGTTAGCCCTATCATCGACCCTGCCTCACCACCCGCAAGCATCAAGATTGAGAAGTTCAAGCCGATCTTGCGTGATTCATCCTTGATTAGAGAGTGGACTACTCATAGCTCTCGTGGTGTGTTGCTTCAGAAGGAGATTGATGTCGATGATCTTATGCGCCACTGCAATATCATTCCGTTGTTGAAAGATCAAGATTTGCTTCAAACGGTTCAGAATGTGGGTCCTTGTTCTGAGTGGTTGACTGCTGAGTTCTACTCCAATCTGTCTGCTGATTCCACATCTCCAGAGTCTACTTTGTTTCACAAGGCATATGTTCGTGGCAAATGGTATGATTTCAGTCCAGAAATCATCAACAAGTTCTACAATCGGGCTGCTCTAGCTGACAGGTGTAATCCAGGCTTAGACACTCTAGCTTCTGCCTTGACACACAACAAGCTCACCACCTGGCCTAAAGGGAATTTATCTTCTCAACAGCTGACTGCCGTATACTCTGTTCTGTTTCGTCTAGCCATGAGCAATTGGCTGCCTACGCTGTCCAAGAGTTCAGTTTCGACAAAGATGGCTCTCTTGCTCTACAAAGTTCGACACATGGTCAAGTTTGATCTTGGTGAAATTATCTTACGGCCACATCATGGAGTTTGTTCTTAAGAAGAAGGAGTCCAAAATTCATCTTCCCTTTCCAAATTTGATCTTTGGGATACTCAAGGCTCAAGGGTTTACTCCATACAAGAATGAGCCATTGTTGGAAATTCCAAGCCAGTACACTGTTGATTCCCGGCTTTGCTTGAAAAATCATCATGATGATCGTCCACAGCTTGGCACAGTTCCTGTTCCAGTACTCAGTTCAGTCCGTGTTGCTGCACATTTTGGCTCATCCTCTGTGCCTCTATCTCGGGCTACTTCAGCGCTTGACACAGCTACTATACCTATGCTTCAAGCTCGTGTTCAGGCTTCCCAATCCACGCTTATGTACATTAAGAATGCTATTGTTTCTCTCCAAACTGCTGCTGCTGATCTTGAGAAGTCTCATCTTGTTGACATGCGTGAACTCACCCGGTTGGAGCTACTTCGAGCCTCACGTCAACCTGCTCAAGACCAAGGTCCTGCTCAAGAAGTGTCGGGCTcgggtgatgatgaagatgggTTTGATTCTGACTAGGTGGTCACCCTTTGTCAATTCTTTGACAAAAAGGGGGAGTAATTGAGGGGGAGAAAATAATCCACTGTTTTTGATGCATGCCAATCCACTTTTTGCTACGGGTCTATGGATAATGACTTTTTTTGTGCGTTTGTTGAAATGGTTGAATGGTTGAACAATGGCATCTTATGGTGATGAATGAATGATGATGAATGAGTTTTATATCTCTTTGATGGTTGGTTAAGAACGTTGTTTGCGTGGAGTGTCTTGGTTCGTCTCGTGATCTATCGTGCGTGGGTATTTTCTCTAATCTTTCTTTGTAGTTATCCTCTTGGTCTTACTTGTTACCAAACTAACTTATGGCAtgctaaataaaatattttatgctTATCTTTCTTAAAAATGCCTAAGTGTGTTTGAAGgtgatttttgtcaaataattgccaaagggggagattgtaagtgtacaaatgatacacggtcctTATGTTATTGGCtacattatttgtcaaaaatacacttagcctATATCTAGATTTTATTAGCTTTTTGGACCGTAAGTCAGTGTGTCCACGAGTGCTGAAAGTGAAGCTGTGTCAGCGGACGCTGTCTCAGACAGCAAGGAATTAGTCCACCCATTTAAATTGTGTGGCTAACAGAATTTTAAGGGGTGTGGCTCTCTTTTATTCAAGGAGTTTttcagatctaaaattgtgaaggtTGTTAAAGGATGCTACACTATATAAAGGAAGGCATATGAAGCTCTAAAACTCACCTTCCTACATAATACAAGTTGAGAGCTTTCACACGTGAATATTAAGAAGATCATTTGAAGATTTAATGAAGTTTTATCACTGTCTTTGATGCTGTCGTTGATGCTGAGCtgagatgaagaattgaagaattcttggcttgcagttttgtcaattcaaaagtagatgttgaaggttgtgtGTTGGTAGTGAACCTTTGTACGTTTGGGTTGTATTCCAACTTGTGTAAACCTTggtgcatctagtggattgggcaaaagctgagtagccccgcagatgtaggagtgatagctccgaactgcgtgatcaattcTTGTGTCCGGGTTCTCTTTCTTTACTTGCGTTTTTATTTCTCGTTTGGCTTTTAGTTTATCTAATCTGGACTAAAATCTATAAAAACGTTAAATAATCCCtaaagtattgcattcaagatccacgaagttATTTCAGGTTCGAATCTGCAGTCCAACACACTTTTTAGAAATCTTAAGCTATATTTTTTTCACAAACAAGACAATCAAAATACTTCTGTTACACATTCTTGtgctaatttattaaaaattagagGCAGaaaaaagagtttataaatCTATTATTTACCCCTTTATtcgttttctaaacttttaacTTGTCTAGAACTAACCTAGATGCTGGTGGCGTATTAGAAAAACTTGGAGATGCCATGATTTTCTTGTGCATATTGAACAACTAATGACTAAAATAactattatatatgttataattaCTTATGGATAGCTGatctcataaataaaaaaaaaaaaaaccttttttaCTGATCAAAATATATGCAAGAATTTTATGTAAATGATTTTAATGTCATAAAAAGAAACGAGAAAATAGAAAAgtgttaataattaattagagtCCCACAACAAGAggataatgaaaaataataataaattcataatatatctCTAGAAGTAGCTATTTTACCCATTCGTTAGGAAATTGTTGCAATAACAtgcatgaaaaattaataaattaaagaaagaatatatacatgcatgacTGGTATTAATTTCATGAGTTCGATTCATACTAATAGTCACTTTTAATTGAACTTATCACATAtgatttttctaatataatgaGGTTTATATCTCTTGTGTTACTTGTAAATTATTACATAAGAGTAGATTCTATATCAGTAGTTGGCACATTCTGTACCTCTAACTATCATATAtatgtcagcaattatcaaggtacatcatttttatattggggttcacaatgcaatatgaactgATACACAATTGACAATTAataacacacatatatataagagCGAGCTTCTTCAATACATTTTCATATATAgaaactttaatatataaacaaggGATTAACATTTAACATAGAGCTCCCATTCTCCCAAACGATAGGGATTAGGGACTAGGGAGGAGCTCATATTATTTAGGGATTATTTTTTGATTGATCCCATACACACACGCCCACGCAAGTACTCCATGCACCATCAATGGCGGCTTATTCATCATTCCACCTTGGAGCAGTCCATGTCGGCGCTGATCTTATACGACACGCTGACGCCGCACTTGCTGAGCACGCCGGCCGCCCTGTTGACGTCCAGACTGACGCCCTTAGCGGCGGATTTTATGCAGGAGCAGACGGCCTG
This region of Ipomoea triloba cultivar NCNSP0323 chromosome 15, ASM357664v1 genomic DNA includes:
- the LOC116005958 gene encoding secreted RxLR effector protein 161-like is translated as MSTSYKGRCTDSNRPREPGATDELVKVMQHEFEMSMIGELTYFLGLQIKQTDEGIFISQEKYAKNILTKFGLESAKDARTPISTSTKLFKDENGVSVDSTLYRSMIGSLLYLTASRPDIMFSVGACARYQADPKESHVKAVKRILKYVKGTLNYGIWFSNDTNLSLVGFSDADWAGNADDRKSTLGGCFFIGKNLVSWLSKKQNSISLSTAEAEYIAAGGACTQLLWMRQMLSDYGLNQNL
- the LOC116005532 gene encoding non-specific lipid-transfer protein 2-like, whose translation is MAVSAKLYLTVLVLLFVAGATVEAQVTCDTVNSDLGPCVPYVIAGIGNGPSSDCCNGLNSLLSAAATQPDRQTACSCLKSLATFISDEQLARAASIPDQCGANIPFTISRDVDCSAVPRLFH